One Pirellulaceae bacterium genomic region harbors:
- a CDS encoding PEP-CTERM sorting domain-containing protein (PEP-CTERM proteins occur, often in large numbers, in the proteomes of bacteria that also encode an exosortase, a predicted intramembrane cysteine proteinase. The presence of a PEP-CTERM domain at a protein's C-terminus predicts cleavage within the sorting domain, followed by covalent anchoring to some some component of the (usually Gram-negative) cell surface. Many PEP-CTERM proteins exhibit an unusual sequence composition that includes large numbers of potential glycosylation sites. Expression of one such protein has been shown restore the ability of a bacterium to form floc, a type of biofilm.) → MNRILLSVALFALSIGPVLAQDYVYEAKRTSSAPTIDGFLTGTSEWADASTTGTDWSLVKSGTLDQANNRFQMMWDDAGLYILHQVDAGEWQAGRGLGDIEFDYWYLNLFFDPNTDGESNDQTAPTDTGVDGYQLAFNQPLGQSSYAQDKPDLGLFQEAHVNAIFGNQGWDSSRQTDRFFMGAEVEQTMSSDEAFGFTEIFLPWANFNAADPEFYSHLGDSGLYHPQAPVDGDEWFFNMARQRFNSSESAAWLPPSGSFGGTGSRPHGLLRFVVGDTAFACDINLDGICTAIDIDTMAAAILNGDIDLRLDLTSDGIVDRADKDFLIEDSTMFFTYYGDSNLDGEFNSSDFVAVFTSGQYEDEVVGNSTWETGDWTGDTEFDSSDFVQAFQAGGYEGGARVAAVAIPEPSSCVLFLLGLLMLGVRRKLTNAAGH, encoded by the coding sequence GTCCGGTCTTGGCACAGGACTATGTTTATGAGGCGAAAAGGACGAGCAGCGCGCCCACCATTGACGGATTCTTAACTGGCACGTCGGAGTGGGCAGACGCATCGACGACAGGGACTGATTGGAGCTTGGTGAAATCTGGCACGTTGGATCAAGCGAATAATCGCTTCCAAATGATGTGGGATGACGCAGGACTGTATATTTTGCATCAAGTGGATGCGGGTGAATGGCAAGCGGGGCGTGGATTGGGTGATATCGAATTCGATTATTGGTATTTGAATTTATTTTTTGATCCGAATACGGATGGCGAATCGAATGATCAGACGGCGCCCACCGACACGGGCGTCGACGGTTATCAACTCGCATTTAACCAGCCGCTCGGTCAATCGAGCTATGCTCAGGATAAGCCCGATCTGGGCCTATTCCAGGAAGCGCACGTCAATGCGATTTTTGGAAATCAGGGTTGGGATAGTTCGCGACAAACGGATCGTTTTTTCATGGGAGCTGAAGTCGAACAAACGATGAGTTCCGACGAGGCTTTTGGTTTTACTGAGATCTTTTTGCCGTGGGCGAATTTTAACGCGGCGGATCCGGAGTTTTACAGTCACTTGGGCGATTCGGGTTTGTATCATCCGCAGGCACCGGTGGATGGAGATGAGTGGTTTTTCAATATGGCACGACAACGGTTCAACAGCTCAGAATCGGCTGCTTGGCTGCCGCCTTCCGGATCTTTTGGTGGTACTGGCTCGCGTCCCCACGGCCTGCTCCGTTTCGTCGTTGGAGATACAGCTTTCGCTTGTGACATTAATCTTGATGGCATCTGTACCGCCATCGACATTGACACCATGGCGGCTGCGATTCTCAACGGCGATATTGACTTACGTTTAGATTTGACTAGTGACGGTATTGTCGATAGAGCCGACAAGGACTTTTTGATTGAAGATTCGACCATGTTTTTCACCTACTACGGTGATTCGAATCTCGATGGCGAATTCAACAGTTCCGACTTTGTCGCCGTTTTTACATCCGGACAGTACGAGGACGAAGTGGTCGGCAATTCCACCTGGGAAACGGGCGATTGGACCGGCGACACCGAGTTCGACTCAAGTGACTTTGTGCAGGCATTTCAGGCCGGTGGCTACGAAGGCGGAGCCCGTGTTGCTGCCGTTGCCATTCCTGAGCCATCCAGTTGCGTGCTATTCCTGTTGGGGCTGCTGATGCTTGGGGTGCGGCGAAAGCTGACCAACGCCGCGGGCCACTAA
- a CDS encoding SDR family NAD(P)-dependent oxidoreductase, whose translation MPGESRFIVLTGISRGLGNSLFETLIQRGHTLAGCARNGDCIRQMQKEYHSDHSLHTVDVADVEQVDRWANEILQRHGPPDLLINNAAIINENNPLWKVPVDEFSQLIDVNIKGIFHTIRAFLPAMLEAQRGVVVNLSSGWGRSSAADVAPYCASKWAVEGLTQSLAHELPPGMAAVPLNPGIIDTEMLRSCFGDGAGCYPGPAAWSEKAANMLLALSGKDNGRPLTV comes from the coding sequence ATGCCCGGTGAATCGCGATTTATTGTCTTAACTGGAATTAGCCGAGGCCTTGGTAACTCACTCTTTGAGACCTTGATCCAACGGGGACACACCCTGGCCGGTTGTGCCCGCAATGGGGATTGCATTCGCCAGATGCAAAAAGAATACCACTCCGACCACTCACTGCACACCGTTGACGTGGCCGATGTTGAACAAGTCGATCGTTGGGCGAACGAAATTCTTCAGCGACATGGGCCACCGGATTTACTGATCAACAACGCTGCCATCATCAATGAAAATAATCCTTTATGGAAAGTGCCTGTCGACGAATTCTCGCAGTTGATTGACGTCAACATCAAAGGCATCTTTCACACCATCCGTGCTTTTTTACCAGCCATGCTTGAAGCTCAGCGTGGCGTCGTGGTCAACCTGAGTTCCGGCTGGGGTCGATCGTCAGCAGCAGATGTAGCCCCCTACTGTGCCTCAAAATGGGCCGTTGAAGGTTTAACGCAGAGCTTGGCTCACGAATTGCCGCCGGGAATGGCCGCAGTACCGCTCAATCCCGGGATCATCGACACAGAGATGTTACGCAGTTGCTTCGGCGACGGAGCTGGCTGCTACCCCGGTCCCGCGGCTTGGTCCGAGAAAGCCGCTAACATGCTATTGGCTCTCTCCGGCAAGGACAACGGACGGCCGTTGACGGTTTGA
- a CDS encoding DUF309 domain-containing protein: MSESNPTVSPDWPQRLLPERALPPYSYVTGKFPHPVRDAAGHQFGQPDRVEDPLNPSEWRQSESYRFGIDLFNQGYYWEAHESWEGCWHAVERTGAVGSFLKALIKLAAAGVKAREGRPAGVQRHGTRARTLLLDLAISEPQDYAGLSLNRLIDLCDRLIADPQKFVDISNRPVVIVLPALRVNERPIQGGAGPPRQERTRAPTDSEND; this comes from the coding sequence ATGTCAGAATCCAATCCGACCGTTTCACCCGACTGGCCCCAGCGTTTATTGCCGGAACGTGCGCTACCGCCCTATTCCTATGTAACGGGCAAGTTTCCTCATCCCGTTCGGGACGCGGCAGGTCACCAGTTTGGCCAACCTGACCGCGTCGAGGATCCACTGAATCCCAGCGAATGGCGACAATCCGAATCATATCGGTTTGGCATCGATTTGTTCAATCAGGGCTACTATTGGGAAGCGCATGAATCTTGGGAGGGCTGCTGGCATGCAGTCGAGCGAACGGGAGCGGTTGGATCTTTCCTAAAAGCGTTAATTAAATTGGCCGCAGCCGGGGTGAAAGCACGGGAAGGACGTCCGGCAGGCGTGCAGCGCCACGGGACGAGAGCACGAACTCTGTTGCTCGACTTAGCGATTAGCGAACCGCAAGATTACGCCGGTTTGTCATTGAACCGGTTGATCGACCTGTGTGATCGGCTGATTGCTGATCCGCAAAAATTCGTTGATATTTCGAATCGGCCAGTGGTGATTGTCTTACCAGCGCTGCGAGTCAACGAGCGCCCAATTCAAGGGGGCGCAGGCCCTCCACGCCAGGAAAGGACGCGTGCGCCTACCGACTCCGAAAACGACTAG
- a CDS encoding Gfo/Idh/MocA family oxidoreductase, whose amino-acid sequence MSTNGSLNRKLRMALVGGGQGAFIGRVHATAAVLDNRAALVAGALSSNPERAKASAPDYDIPADRAYGSYQELIESELALPADERIDFLSVATPNHTHQQIAKAGLEAGFNVICDKPMTFDLAEAEELAQIVDNSDAVFAVTHNYTGYPLVRQAREMILNGELGEINAIRSSYIQGWLRTRLEDEDQKQAAWRTDPKRSGAAGCFGDIGTHAYNLGRYMTGLLPDSISCNLKTFEAGRALDDYGCAVIRFENGALGTVTASQISHGRENDVSIEIDGTKGAIQWRQENPNEMYVRRNGHAHQVYTRDPNAPFMNASGQAACRLPSGHPEAFFEAFANVYRAAYDAMVARAEGQAVEKVDTVYPNVHDGVEGMFFIQQCVNSSANHGEWLPLKHDRARR is encoded by the coding sequence ATGTCGACGAACGGATCCCTCAATCGGAAACTGCGGATGGCCCTGGTGGGCGGCGGGCAAGGAGCCTTCATTGGCCGAGTCCACGCGACTGCAGCAGTTTTGGACAATCGAGCAGCATTGGTTGCCGGTGCACTTTCCTCAAATCCCGAGCGAGCTAAGGCGTCCGCGCCCGATTATGACATCCCAGCTGATCGAGCCTACGGTTCCTACCAAGAGTTGATCGAATCGGAACTCGCATTGCCCGCCGATGAACGAATCGATTTCCTTTCCGTCGCAACTCCCAACCATACCCATCAGCAAATCGCCAAAGCCGGTTTAGAAGCGGGATTCAATGTGATCTGCGACAAACCGATGACGTTCGACCTAGCCGAGGCGGAAGAATTGGCCCAAATCGTCGACAATTCAGACGCTGTGTTCGCCGTCACTCATAATTACACCGGCTATCCGCTCGTCCGACAGGCACGTGAAATGATCTTGAATGGCGAATTGGGCGAAATCAACGCGATTCGCTCGTCTTACATTCAAGGGTGGTTGCGCACGCGACTGGAAGACGAAGACCAAAAACAAGCCGCCTGGCGAACCGATCCCAAACGGAGCGGTGCCGCGGGCTGTTTTGGTGATATCGGCACACACGCCTACAACCTGGGACGCTACATGACGGGCTTGCTACCCGATTCGATCAGCTGCAATTTGAAAACATTCGAAGCAGGCCGTGCACTCGACGATTATGGCTGTGCTGTCATCCGCTTCGAAAATGGAGCCCTCGGCACGGTCACGGCCTCCCAAATCAGCCATGGTCGCGAAAATGACGTATCGATCGAGATTGACGGCACCAAGGGCGCCATTCAGTGGCGGCAAGAAAATCCCAATGAAATGTACGTTCGCCGCAACGGTCATGCCCATCAAGTCTACACCCGCGACCCCAACGCGCCATTTATGAATGCCTCCGGGCAAGCAGCCTGCCGACTCCCTTCGGGACATCCGGAAGCCTTTTTCGAAGCGTTTGCCAATGTTTATCGCGCCGCCTACGACGCGATGGTTGCCCGCGCCGAAGGACAAGCCGTAGAAAAAGTGGACACCGTTTATCCAAATGTCCATGACGGCGTGGAAGGTATGTTTTTTATCCAACAATGTGTGAACAGCAGTGCCAATCATGGCGAATGGCTACCGTTGAAGCACGATCGCGCACGTCGCTAG
- the thiS gene encoding sulfur carrier protein ThiS produces MIVRVNGAQTEVADGSTLAQLLDRLRLNANHVAVEVNLELIPRERHLQFCLSAGDQLEIVTLVGGG; encoded by the coding sequence GTGATTGTTCGTGTGAACGGTGCCCAGACCGAAGTGGCCGATGGTTCGACACTCGCCCAACTGTTGGATCGACTGCGTCTGAATGCCAATCATGTGGCCGTCGAAGTCAACTTGGAATTGATTCCGCGAGAGCGGCATCTTCAGTTCTGTCTCTCCGCCGGTGATCAGCTCGAAATTGTGACCCTCGTCGGGGGAGGATAG
- a CDS encoding thiazole synthase: MTTDLEVRAEDSLQIGRHSLDSRLIVGTGKYETYDLMAQSLDISRTRCITVAVRRERLYDENGQNILDYIDLDRYLLLPNTAGCYNVEDALRTARLGREILRGLDNPGADWIKLEVLGDSKTLLPDPVATLRATEQLVGEGFDVLCYTTDDPMIARQLKNAGATAVMPAGSPIGSGQGILNPNNIQICLEYLKEGDPDYPVIVDAGVGTASDVAEAMELGVDGVLLNTAVAHAKNPVAMSLAMRLACEAGRMAYLSGRIPKRLYATASSPEDGVIENTRPR; the protein is encoded by the coding sequence GTGACCACAGATCTTGAAGTTCGTGCAGAAGACTCATTGCAGATTGGGCGGCACTCGCTCGATAGTCGTTTGATCGTCGGGACTGGGAAGTATGAAACCTACGATTTGATGGCCCAATCACTGGATATTTCACGCACTCGCTGTATTACGGTAGCGGTTCGGCGCGAGCGATTGTACGACGAGAACGGACAGAATATTCTCGATTACATCGATTTGGATCGCTATCTTCTGCTCCCGAACACGGCCGGTTGTTACAACGTTGAGGATGCGCTGCGAACCGCTCGGCTCGGCCGCGAAATTTTGCGAGGCTTGGACAACCCCGGCGCCGACTGGATTAAGTTGGAGGTTTTGGGGGATAGCAAGACGCTTTTGCCGGATCCTGTTGCGACACTGCGAGCCACAGAGCAGTTGGTGGGTGAGGGGTTTGATGTGCTTTGCTACACGACGGACGATCCCATGATCGCTCGACAACTGAAGAATGCCGGGGCGACCGCGGTCATGCCCGCCGGCAGTCCGATCGGGTCAGGCCAGGGGATCTTGAATCCCAACAATATTCAGATTTGTCTGGAATATCTCAAAGAGGGCGACCCGGACTATCCGGTGATTGTGGATGCAGGGGTCGGTACGGCAAGCGACGTAGCAGAGGCGATGGAATTAGGTGTCGACGGTGTGCTCTTGAACACTGCCGTGGCCCATGCCAAAAATCCGGTGGCCATGAGCTTGGCCATGCGGCTCGCTTGTGAAGCCGGTCGGATGGCCTATCTTTCGGGTCGCATTCCCAAACGACTCTACGCGACTGCCAGCAGCCCGGAAGACGGTGTCATCGAGAATACTCGTCCTCGATAA
- a CDS encoding glycerophosphoryl diester phosphodiesterase membrane domain-containing protein has product MPIEFDCPQCGKRLRVPDGSEGRQAICPDCSRQVEIPSATPSSATPSSADKTEPSFNPYAAPSGDFESVEPNVSSEISPTLTTMSEILTTSTQIFKNNLGNLALMGIILIALSIGSSIASSLLGIIPVVFVGQANETVAAIATGVLQIAWGQAFGAFIVAVGLRYTLSVVAGNPNPFEGAFRIWNYFWRVLFAQMLIYLLMIASTLVCALLAAPFVWFEWGNMPDTVSISVIVVLSVVAIVGYFWIYTRLLITLPLIVDRNNRILEAITNSITYTKGNALAILGSFLVAGILGTIFAIVTCLIGTVLVVPFYMLMTVVIYRLSTGQPVTTSGNPFEALKEN; this is encoded by the coding sequence ATGCCGATAGAATTTGACTGCCCGCAATGCGGAAAGCGGCTTCGTGTGCCCGACGGATCGGAAGGAAGACAGGCCATCTGCCCCGATTGCTCAAGACAAGTTGAGATTCCATCGGCCACACCCTCATCGGCCACACCCTCATCGGCCGATAAGACCGAACCGTCCTTCAACCCGTATGCGGCCCCCTCAGGCGACTTCGAGAGCGTGGAACCGAACGTTTCGTCCGAAATTAGTCCGACGCTCACAACAATGAGCGAAATCCTTACAACCAGCACGCAAATCTTTAAGAACAATCTGGGAAACCTGGCCTTGATGGGAATTATTCTGATCGCCTTGTCGATCGGAAGCAGCATTGCGTCCAGCTTGTTGGGAATCATCCCCGTCGTTTTCGTTGGCCAAGCCAACGAAACGGTTGCCGCAATTGCAACGGGCGTGCTGCAGATAGCCTGGGGACAAGCATTTGGGGCATTTATTGTCGCAGTTGGACTACGCTATACACTCAGTGTTGTCGCCGGCAACCCGAATCCCTTCGAAGGCGCTTTCCGGATCTGGAATTACTTTTGGAGAGTCCTGTTCGCGCAGATGCTCATTTACCTGCTCATGATAGCTTCCACATTGGTCTGTGCGCTGCTGGCCGCTCCGTTCGTTTGGTTCGAATGGGGTAATATGCCCGACACGGTTTCGATTTCCGTCATCGTAGTACTTTCCGTAGTCGCGATCGTTGGTTACTTCTGGATCTATACGCGACTCTTGATCACACTCCCCCTAATCGTCGATCGAAATAATCGGATCCTGGAAGCGATCACGAATTCAATCACCTACACCAAAGGCAACGCGTTGGCCATTCTGGGATCATTCCTCGTTGCCGGCATTCTGGGGACGATTTTTGCAATCGTCACCTGCTTGATTGGAACGGTGTTGGTAGTTCCCTTCTACATGCTAATGACCGTCGTGATCTATCGCCTCTCAACAGGCCAGCCTGTTACCACGTCTGGCAACCCGTTTGAAGCTTTGAAAGAAAATTAA
- a CDS encoding helicase C-terminal domain-containing protein: MTLTPSDILGPDGRLSERLTGYESREQQIQMADSVGQALQDERHLIVEAGTGTGKSFAYLVPAILAVSDPSVDESVRPRRIVISTHTISLQQQLMTNDLPILNSVIPREFTAVLVKGRSNYLSIRRLMNAADRMKNLFSEPEDVDQLRDLLSWSKSTTDGSLADLNFRPNGSVWDEVASDSSNCLGRNCPHHKSCFYYQARRRAQHAQILVVNHALFFSDLALRQMNVSVIPDYDAVILDEAHTIESVASDHLGLRIGSGQVDYVLRRLYNDRTNKGLLVQDGMTKAQQQVNRCRDAADDLFGDLDHWYLSQTSDFNGRVHQPQIVANALSPELDRLARMVSRLADGMGDEAKRQDFVAASDRISVLSERIECWRRQESSDSVHWMERSQTRRGLPRTSLAAAPLDIGTLLREQLFQQTKTVVMTSATLATGKTRSFDFFKSRIGITQSNELRVGSPFDFSLQAELVIVHGMPDPNRERTEYERLAGAMVQRYVKETDGRAFALFTGYDMLKRVAAQLAPWLRENQIALLSQADGVPRHQMLQQFRANPRSLLLGTDSFWQGVDVPGDALQNVIITKLPFSVPDLPLFQARMEAIRESGGNPFRDYQLPEAIIKFRQGFGRLIRTRQDTGMVVVLDPRLTSRYYGRLFVQSLPECQVREESVTGDPDLIP; this comes from the coding sequence ATGACTTTAACTCCTTCGGATATTCTCGGACCTGACGGTCGTCTTTCGGAGCGATTGACGGGCTATGAATCTCGTGAACAGCAGATCCAGATGGCCGATTCAGTCGGCCAGGCCCTGCAAGACGAACGCCATTTAATTGTCGAGGCGGGCACCGGTACGGGAAAGAGTTTTGCCTATCTTGTACCGGCGATTTTAGCGGTTTCTGATCCCTCTGTTGATGAATCGGTCCGCCCGCGACGGATTGTTATCTCGACGCATACGATCAGTCTTCAACAACAATTGATGACCAATGATTTGCCGATCTTGAACAGCGTTATTCCACGTGAGTTCACCGCTGTGCTGGTCAAGGGACGCTCGAATTATCTGAGTATACGGCGACTGATGAATGCCGCGGATCGGATGAAAAACCTGTTTAGCGAACCCGAAGACGTTGACCAGTTGCGAGATTTGTTGTCTTGGTCGAAGTCGACAACCGATGGTTCTCTGGCCGATTTGAATTTTCGCCCCAATGGGTCCGTTTGGGACGAAGTTGCCAGTGACAGCAGCAATTGCCTGGGGCGGAATTGTCCCCATCACAAATCATGCTTTTATTATCAAGCTCGTCGGCGTGCTCAGCATGCCCAAATTCTTGTTGTGAATCATGCCTTGTTCTTCAGTGACCTCGCCCTGCGTCAGATGAATGTGAGTGTGATTCCCGACTATGATGCGGTGATTTTGGACGAAGCCCATACGATTGAATCGGTGGCCAGCGACCACTTGGGCTTACGGATTGGATCCGGACAGGTCGACTACGTCTTGCGTCGCTTGTACAACGATCGCACAAACAAAGGCTTGCTGGTTCAGGATGGAATGACGAAGGCGCAGCAGCAAGTCAATCGCTGCCGTGACGCGGCGGATGATCTATTTGGCGATCTCGACCACTGGTATCTGTCACAGACTTCGGACTTCAATGGACGTGTTCATCAGCCTCAGATCGTGGCCAACGCTCTCAGCCCTGAACTGGATCGGCTAGCGCGGATGGTGTCCCGTTTAGCCGATGGGATGGGAGATGAAGCAAAAAGGCAAGATTTTGTGGCCGCCAGTGATCGCATCAGTGTCTTGTCGGAACGAATTGAATGCTGGCGTCGACAGGAATCGTCGGACTCGGTGCACTGGATGGAGCGAAGTCAAACGAGACGAGGTTTACCGCGGACCAGCCTCGCGGCAGCACCCTTGGATATTGGCACGTTATTGCGCGAGCAATTGTTTCAGCAGACAAAAACCGTGGTCATGACCAGCGCAACGTTGGCGACTGGAAAGACTCGCAGTTTTGATTTTTTCAAGTCTCGTATTGGGATCACACAAAGCAACGAATTACGAGTCGGTAGCCCCTTTGACTTTTCGTTGCAAGCGGAACTGGTGATCGTACACGGAATGCCAGATCCAAATCGGGAGCGGACCGAATACGAGCGACTAGCGGGTGCGATGGTTCAACGCTATGTGAAGGAGACCGATGGTCGTGCGTTTGCCCTGTTTACCGGGTATGACATGCTAAAACGAGTTGCTGCGCAACTGGCACCCTGGCTACGAGAGAACCAAATTGCGTTGCTCAGTCAAGCGGATGGAGTCCCACGCCATCAAATGTTGCAACAGTTTCGAGCCAATCCCCGTTCGTTGCTGTTGGGTACCGACAGTTTTTGGCAGGGAGTCGATGTGCCTGGCGACGCTCTGCAAAACGTGATCATCACCAAGCTGCCGTTCAGTGTTCCTGATTTGCCGTTGTTCCAAGCAAGAATGGAGGCGATCCGTGAGTCGGGGGGCAACCCGTTCCGTGATTATCAATTGCCCGAAGCGATCATCAAATTCCGACAGGGGTTTGGTCGCTTGATCCGCACACGTCAGGATACGGGCATGGTGGTCGTCTTGGATCCTCGCCTCACTTCTCGCTATTATGGTCGACTTTTTGTGCAATCGCTTCCGGAGTGTCAGGTGAGGGAAGAATCGGTGACGGGCGACCCGGATTTGATCCCCTAA
- a CDS encoding sugar phosphate isomerase/epimerase, whose translation MKNRTPITRRNVLKATASAAAVSTFANLGVAFEPPKRFAGLPIGVQSYSLRNFPLDQVMRHIQGLGLHHVEFYEKHFPLSSTDDQISQMKRQMKAGQVTMTAHGVNSFSADHAKNRQVFEFAKKAGIRNITANPQPDSFDSLDKLVDEYDVRICIHNHGPGALYDSLDTVTSAVEGHHERIGACIDTGHVLRSKEDPVQWIQRLGSRVFALHVKDVAEKKKRTHDVIVGSSFLNLPGLFQALQQVNFPQDGSISLEYESNPENPIDDIQQCLNAVDKAIQQVQRA comes from the coding sequence ATGAAGAATCGTACACCGATCACGCGCCGAAATGTTTTGAAAGCAACTGCTTCGGCCGCTGCCGTGTCGACCTTCGCAAATCTGGGGGTGGCGTTCGAGCCACCCAAGCGATTTGCCGGATTACCGATTGGCGTGCAAAGTTATTCACTCCGTAATTTTCCGCTTGATCAGGTGATGCGGCATATTCAGGGCTTGGGATTACATCATGTGGAATTCTACGAGAAGCATTTTCCGCTGAGTTCAACGGATGACCAAATCTCGCAGATGAAGCGACAGATGAAGGCTGGTCAGGTCACAATGACTGCTCATGGAGTAAATAGCTTCTCGGCAGATCATGCCAAGAATCGTCAAGTCTTTGAATTTGCCAAAAAGGCCGGCATTCGAAATATCACCGCAAATCCACAGCCCGACTCCTTCGACAGCCTTGACAAACTTGTTGATGAATACGATGTTCGGATTTGCATTCATAATCATGGTCCCGGCGCTCTCTACGATTCGCTGGATACGGTTACAAGTGCGGTAGAGGGGCACCATGAACGAATCGGTGCGTGTATTGATACGGGGCATGTTTTGCGGAGCAAGGAAGATCCGGTGCAGTGGATTCAACGACTGGGAAGTCGCGTCTTCGCGCTTCATGTCAAAGATGTGGCGGAGAAAAAAAAGAGGACCCATGATGTCATCGTGGGGAGCTCTTTCCTGAATTTGCCCGGATTGTTCCAGGCGTTGCAGCAGGTGAACTTTCCCCAAGATGGTTCGATTTCGCTGGAGTATGAATCGAACCCTGAGAATCCGATCGACGATATCCAGCAGTGCTTGAACGCCGTTGATAAAGCTATTCAACAAGTACAGCGGGCTTGA
- the hisF gene encoding imidazole glycerol phosphate synthase subunit HisF: MLAKRIIPCLDVDQGRVVKGTNFVNLRDAGDPVQVASRYEAEGADELVFLDIKASHQQRDIMLDVVRRTAEQVFMPLTVGGGVRTIEDIRSLLNAGSDKVSINSAACQNPEFVREAARRFGSQCIVVNIDPKRVQKNGREVWEVHINGGRKPTGLEAVSWAERIQELGAGEIVLTSMDCDGTKDGYDLEITAAVSQAVGIPVVASGGAGSPDHMADVIESGYADAALAASIFHFGEYTIRETKQVLSNRGIPVRL; encoded by the coding sequence ATGCTGGCAAAGCGCATTATTCCCTGTCTAGACGTCGACCAAGGTCGAGTGGTGAAGGGGACGAATTTTGTCAACTTGCGAGATGCAGGTGACCCGGTCCAGGTCGCCAGCCGATATGAGGCCGAGGGTGCAGACGAGTTGGTATTTTTGGATATTAAGGCAAGCCACCAACAACGTGACATTATGTTGGACGTTGTCAGGCGGACAGCCGAGCAAGTGTTCATGCCGCTCACTGTCGGTGGTGGTGTGCGGACGATCGAAGACATTCGGTCGCTGTTGAACGCAGGTAGTGACAAGGTATCGATCAACTCAGCTGCTTGTCAAAACCCGGAGTTTGTTCGGGAGGCCGCGCGGCGGTTTGGCAGTCAGTGCATTGTCGTAAATATCGATCCGAAGCGAGTTCAAAAGAACGGTCGAGAAGTTTGGGAAGTTCACATTAATGGCGGACGGAAGCCCACGGGACTGGAAGCCGTCAGTTGGGCAGAGCGGATACAGGAGTTAGGAGCTGGTGAAATCGTTTTGACCAGCATGGATTGCGACGGAACCAAAGATGGTTACGATTTGGAAATCACCGCGGCCGTGAGTCAGGCAGTGGGAATTCCGGTGGTGGCCAGCGGAGGAGCCGGGTCGCCTGATCACATGGCAGACGTTATCGAATCGGGATATGCGGACGCCGCTTTGGCTGCCAGTATCTTTCATTTTGGCGAATATACCATTCGCGAAACGAAGCAGGTTCTTTCCAATCGAGGCATACCGGTTCGACTTTAG